One window of the Myxococcota bacterium genome contains the following:
- a CDS encoding ATP-binding protein: MNHDLKDVLDAVFEGVIVVDHEGRVEFLNAEACRLLGTSGEASRGAHLSRVSRERRLEALARGVFESGRSAVQDEQLLTRRFAEDVVVDVAASPLWAEDRTPSGVVLALRDRTLQRSLEERAVERERLSLYGTIAAGIAHEVKNPLGGIRGAAEIIAARTEAGKLQDAANMIVREVDRIRTLVDELMVFNQGESLRLEDVNIHRLLDEVLELLSMDPLARGVKLDRSFDPSIPDLRADPDRLTQIFLNLGRNALQALDGDGTLCVETRMAFENRLTRESGKSVPTVQVTLIDDGPGITSQVLARLSTPFFTTRSGGTGLGLAMSRHWATRHDGTLHLESEPNRGTRARVLLPVVGPQRSSA, translated from the coding sequence ATGAACCACGACCTGAAAGACGTGCTCGATGCGGTCTTCGAGGGCGTGATCGTGGTCGACCACGAGGGCCGGGTGGAATTCCTGAACGCCGAGGCCTGCCGGCTTCTGGGCACCTCGGGCGAGGCGTCGCGCGGTGCCCACCTCTCGAGGGTGAGCCGGGAGCGACGGCTCGAAGCGCTGGCACGCGGCGTCTTCGAGAGTGGTCGGTCTGCGGTCCAGGACGAGCAGCTCCTGACCCGGCGCTTCGCGGAAGACGTCGTGGTCGACGTGGCCGCCTCGCCGCTCTGGGCCGAGGACCGAACCCCGAGCGGGGTGGTGCTCGCCCTGCGCGATCGAACCCTGCAGCGGTCTCTCGAAGAGCGTGCGGTCGAGCGCGAGCGACTGTCGCTCTACGGCACGATCGCAGCCGGCATCGCCCACGAGGTCAAGAATCCGCTCGGGGGCATCCGCGGCGCGGCGGAGATCATCGCCGCGCGCACGGAAGCCGGGAAGCTGCAAGACGCGGCGAACATGATCGTGCGCGAGGTCGATCGGATCCGCACGTTGGTCGACGAGCTGATGGTCTTCAACCAGGGCGAATCGCTGCGCCTCGAGGACGTGAACATTCACCGGTTGCTCGATGAAGTGCTCGAGCTGTTGTCGATGGATCCGCTGGCGCGCGGAGTCAAGCTCGATCGCAGCTTCGACCCGTCGATCCCGGACCTGCGCGCCGACCCGGACCGCCTGACCCAGATCTTCTTGAACCTCGGGCGCAACGCGCTGCAGGCGCTCGATGGCGACGGCACGCTCTGCGTCGAGACGCGGATGGCCTTCGAGAACCGCCTCACCCGCGAGAGCGGCAAGAGCGTTCCCACCGTCCAGGTGACGTTGATCGACGACGGCCCTGGCATCACGTCGCAGGTGCTCGCACGTCTGAGCACTCCCTTCTTCACGACCCGCTCCGGGGGCACCGGACTCGGGCTCGCGATGAGCCGACACTGGGCGACCCGCCACGACGGGACGCTCCACCTCGAGAGTGAACCGAACCGGGGCACGCGCGCGCGCGTCCTGCTCCCGGTCGTGGGTCCCCAACGGAGTTCCGCATGA
- the glp gene encoding gephyrin-like molybdotransferase Glp, whose amino-acid sequence MRTGITPAEALETILQRAEPLTPETVSLPEAQGRILAESVTSERVIPPADNSAMDGYAVRAADCAQASADAPVALPVSFEVPAGAAAPPTLEVGQAARILTGAPLPPGADSVVRQEDTERSGDRVAVRVVPKLGEHVRRAGEDVDAGDAVLTAGDRVGAAQIGMLASLGRSFVAVHRAPRVAILSGGDELVEPDGDISGGRIVSSNSYSIAAQCRELGAIPSYLGIARDTPEDLERCFRGGLRADLLVSSAGVSVGDRDFVRDVLEKLGCTLAFWGVQMKPGYPLAFGEIGAERGAGAGGPLVFGLPGNPVSAMMTFEQFVRPAILQMRGERALFRPLLEVRLGERLRKKPGRLHFVRVTLEKEGDDWVARSAGNQSSGALRSMLRARAILIFDAELERLDVGDRARVQVVDPTVLAGADGGF is encoded by the coding sequence GTGCGTACCGGAATCACGCCGGCCGAGGCGCTCGAGACGATTCTCCAGCGCGCCGAGCCCCTCACCCCCGAGACGGTCTCGCTGCCCGAGGCCCAGGGGCGGATCCTCGCCGAATCGGTGACCTCAGAGCGGGTGATCCCACCCGCCGACAACTCGGCGATGGACGGCTACGCGGTGCGGGCCGCCGACTGCGCCCAGGCCTCGGCCGACGCCCCGGTCGCGCTGCCCGTGTCCTTCGAGGTGCCCGCGGGCGCCGCCGCACCTCCCACCCTCGAGGTCGGACAAGCCGCCCGGATCCTGACGGGTGCCCCGCTCCCGCCCGGCGCAGACAGCGTCGTGCGGCAGGAAGACACGGAGCGCAGCGGCGACCGCGTCGCCGTGCGGGTCGTTCCGAAGCTCGGCGAGCACGTGCGGCGGGCCGGAGAAGACGTCGATGCCGGGGACGCGGTGCTGACGGCCGGCGATCGCGTCGGCGCCGCCCAGATCGGCATGCTCGCCTCGCTCGGCCGCAGCTTCGTCGCGGTTCACCGGGCGCCGCGGGTCGCCATTCTGTCTGGCGGCGACGAGTTGGTCGAGCCGGATGGCGACATCAGCGGCGGTCGCATCGTCTCTTCGAACTCCTATTCGATCGCCGCCCAGTGTCGGGAACTCGGTGCCATCCCGAGCTACCTCGGCATCGCGCGCGACACCCCGGAAGACCTGGAGCGGTGCTTTCGCGGTGGTCTGCGCGCCGACCTGCTCGTGAGTTCGGCCGGCGTGTCCGTCGGCGATCGCGACTTCGTGCGCGACGTGCTCGAGAAGCTGGGCTGCACGCTCGCCTTCTGGGGCGTTCAGATGAAACCCGGCTACCCCCTCGCCTTCGGCGAGATCGGCGCCGAGCGAGGCGCGGGTGCGGGTGGCCCGCTCGTGTTCGGCCTGCCGGGCAACCCGGTCTCGGCGATGATGACCTTCGAACAGTTCGTGCGGCCGGCGATCTTGCAGATGCGCGGCGAGCGCGCCCTGTTCCGCCCGCTCCTCGAGGTCCGGCTGGGCGAGCGCCTGCGCAAGAAGCCCGGCCGGCTGCACTTCGTCCGCGTCACCCTCGAGAAGGAAGGCGACGACTGGGTGGCCCGCAGCGCCGGCAACCAGAGCTCGGGCGCGCTGCGCTCCATGCTCCGCGCGCGTGCCATTCTGATCTTCGACGCCGAGCTCGAACGGCTCGACGTGGGTGATCGCGCGCGCGTCCAGGTCGTCGACCCGACGGTGCTCGCCGGCGCCGACGGAGGATTCTGA
- a CDS encoding molybdenum cofactor guanylyltransferase — protein sequence MGEMASNGDRLRNVAGAVLTGGASSRMGRDKARLAVGGVPAATRVAECLAQLCTDVVIVGGDPPSDAPGRRVPDPPGPRCALRGLVGALDACEAERVFVVATDVPFVRPSLLLALFAWPEADAVVPRSSHGLQPLVALYRREPVLEVARGHLEEERLALRHVLDAVETRLFEGEDLARVDDHGFALTNLNTPEDLAQAEAALAR from the coding sequence ATGGGCGAGATGGCCTCGAACGGAGATCGATTGCGCAACGTGGCGGGCGCTGTGCTCACGGGCGGCGCGTCCTCGCGCATGGGTCGAGACAAGGCGCGCCTCGCCGTCGGGGGCGTACCTGCCGCGACGCGCGTTGCCGAATGCCTCGCCCAGCTCTGCACCGACGTCGTGATCGTGGGGGGCGATCCGCCGTCGGACGCGCCCGGCCGCCGCGTTCCGGATCCGCCGGGCCCGCGCTGCGCCCTGCGCGGGCTGGTCGGTGCCCTCGACGCCTGCGAGGCCGAACGCGTCTTCGTGGTCGCGACCGACGTCCCGTTCGTTCGCCCTTCGCTGCTCCTCGCGCTGTTTGCATGGCCCGAGGCCGACGCGGTAGTGCCTCGCTCCTCGCACGGTTTACAGCCCCTGGTCGCGCTCTACCGGCGCGAGCCCGTCCTCGAGGTGGCGCGTGGACACCTCGAGGAAGAGCGCCTGGCCCTGCGCCACGTCCTCGACGCGGTGGAGACCCGCCTCTTCGAGGGGGAAGACCTCGCGCGGGTCGACGACCACGGGTTCGCCCTCACCAACCTGAACACGCCGGAAGACCTGGCCCAGGCCGAGGCCGCCCTGGCGCGCTAG
- a CDS encoding AsmA-like C-terminal domain-containing protein yields the protein MSRRRAWRWGLAALLLLASLVAGLYAASTLGPEQLRREVERQVAQATGARCNIDSLRVRPGLPIELEAGKMSLLNGDLQVERASARLSLGASLMGNVRLSRLELEGVTLRLRGDASGIHLPNADPQPHTGGEEDHAEHVAPEFALRELLRGPHLADHLRLRDGRIEVIWADETGATRTFSAEDLEAELDYRQLRAETALVARMRVVGEGAQRGALEWEATLDEPDDLDLQVTANGLDLGWAASWFGAATMGPAGRLDGVIDLRATPDRPARAQVDWVMRDFALVEDGVDTPLWGAPRIASQATIRFDEDRFEFEEVRLRSGAIDVDVSGSLSRPVDPKAALALRAKLADIAVEDLVAMTGNAAAFEDARDLLGALGEGRIVDMRAEGEETLARWEQVFTGESGHLPEGFRLEAGLEELRIALDEDDALERVAMRASLAGDRLEVRGLTGSRDGFDLPILDLDFDGVSHLLDSDLANRVPVRDEVLLAGLPLLISVFEPEPGEEAEPPHFEVRLDHLAHPLVLWPLRSVEVGIDGRGEDLVAEIRRATWAEVPLRGTLIWDDDPMRLTARLVARAPDRNQRTPAPIRGDVWARGTLEIGPWDTDLWSHEKVQARVRGVGASVYFDGVQAAIRPQGHLVGDGSVDLSTADVLPYRGAFVAQDLDAAALFAQAGLGEELVTGRVDVRADLEARHRDGVFPLASLSGRATVDAYDGTVKREMPALLALTLSTESLDLSGGRDQIRYTRCEVAFDLEEGVAKTDGLEFDGPDVRVFGTGQIDIGHEPHGVDAELVVFLFRPVDRALGSIPILGNLLLGGANNLVAAHFKLSGPWDAPTARPQPLRSLNAGPIRMVTGLPSVVRRGIEELGLASPGGESPPKGAEPEPEPPAPDPEAAPAAPEVTL from the coding sequence GTGAGCCGGCGACGCGCATGGCGCTGGGGTCTGGCGGCCCTCCTACTGCTCGCCTCTCTGGTGGCCGGGCTCTATGCCGCGTCCACCCTGGGGCCCGAGCAGCTGCGCCGCGAGGTCGAGCGACAGGTGGCCCAGGCCACGGGCGCGCGCTGCAACATCGACAGCCTGCGCGTCCGTCCGGGCCTGCCCATCGAGCTCGAGGCGGGGAAAATGTCCCTCTTGAACGGGGACTTACAGGTCGAGCGGGCGAGCGCGCGGCTCAGCCTGGGCGCCAGCCTGATGGGGAACGTGCGGCTCTCCCGGCTGGAGCTGGAAGGCGTCACGCTGCGTCTGCGGGGCGATGCCTCGGGCATCCACCTCCCGAACGCCGACCCGCAGCCGCACACCGGTGGCGAGGAGGACCACGCCGAGCACGTGGCTCCGGAATTTGCGCTCCGGGAACTCCTCCGCGGGCCGCACCTCGCGGACCACCTGCGCCTGCGGGACGGGCGGATCGAGGTGATCTGGGCCGACGAGACCGGCGCGACCCGCACCTTCTCGGCAGAGGATCTCGAAGCCGAGCTCGACTACCGCCAGCTGCGGGCCGAGACCGCGCTGGTCGCCCGGATGCGGGTCGTGGGGGAGGGGGCCCAGCGCGGCGCCCTGGAGTGGGAGGCGACGCTCGACGAGCCGGACGACCTCGACCTGCAGGTCACGGCCAACGGGCTCGATCTGGGCTGGGCCGCGAGCTGGTTCGGGGCGGCGACGATGGGACCGGCGGGTCGCCTGGACGGAGTGATCGATCTGCGCGCGACTCCGGATCGCCCGGCCCGTGCCCAGGTGGACTGGGTGATGCGCGACTTCGCCCTCGTCGAAGACGGGGTCGACACGCCGCTCTGGGGCGCACCGCGGATCGCGAGCCAGGCGACGATTCGATTCGACGAGGACCGTTTCGAGTTCGAGGAAGTGCGTCTGCGCAGTGGCGCGATCGACGTCGACGTGAGTGGCAGCCTTTCGCGGCCGGTGGACCCCAAGGCGGCGCTTGCCCTGCGCGCGAAGCTCGCGGACATCGCCGTCGAGGATCTCGTCGCCATGACCGGAAACGCCGCCGCCTTCGAAGACGCCCGTGACCTGCTGGGTGCGCTCGGCGAAGGCCGCATCGTTGACATGCGCGCCGAGGGCGAGGAGACCCTCGCGCGCTGGGAGCAGGTCTTCACCGGCGAGTCCGGTCACCTGCCCGAGGGCTTCCGGCTCGAGGCGGGTCTCGAAGAGCTGCGAATCGCGCTCGACGAAGACGACGCCCTCGAGCGCGTTGCGATGCGGGCGAGCCTGGCGGGGGATCGCCTCGAAGTACGCGGTCTCACCGGCTCGCGTGATGGGTTCGACCTCCCCATTCTCGATCTCGACTTCGATGGGGTTTCTCACCTGCTCGACTCGGACCTCGCGAACCGGGTTCCCGTGCGGGACGAAGTCTTGCTGGCGGGGTTGCCTCTGTTGATCTCGGTGTTCGAGCCCGAGCCCGGCGAGGAAGCCGAACCGCCCCATTTCGAAGTGCGTCTCGATCACCTGGCCCACCCGCTCGTGCTCTGGCCGCTGCGTTCGGTCGAGGTCGGGATCGACGGGCGCGGCGAAGACCTGGTGGCCGAGATCCGTCGCGCCACCTGGGCCGAGGTGCCGCTGCGCGGCACGTTGATCTGGGACGACGACCCGATGCGTTTGACGGCCCGCCTGGTCGCCAGGGCGCCGGACCGCAATCAGCGCACGCCTGCGCCGATCCGAGGGGACGTGTGGGCGCGCGGCACGCTAGAGATCGGTCCCTGGGATACCGACCTCTGGTCCCACGAGAAGGTCCAGGCGCGCGTGCGCGGTGTGGGCGCGAGCGTCTATTTCGACGGCGTCCAGGCGGCGATCCGACCCCAGGGACATCTGGTCGGCGACGGTTCGGTGGACCTCTCGACGGCCGACGTCCTGCCCTACCGCGGCGCCTTCGTGGCCCAGGATCTCGATGCGGCCGCGCTGTTCGCCCAGGCAGGGCTCGGGGAAGAGCTCGTCACCGGGCGGGTCGACGTGCGCGCCGATCTCGAAGCGCGGCACCGCGACGGTGTCTTCCCGCTGGCGAGTCTGTCGGGCCGCGCCACCGTCGACGCGTACGACGGCACCGTCAAACGCGAGATGCCCGCTCTCCTGGCGCTGACGCTGTCGACCGAGAGCCTCGATCTCAGCGGCGGGCGGGATCAGATTCGCTACACGCGCTGTGAAGTCGCCTTCGACCTCGAAGAAGGTGTGGCGAAGACCGATGGCCTCGAATTCGACGGCCCCGACGTGCGCGTGTTCGGCACGGGTCAGATCGACATCGGTCACGAGCCCCACGGTGTCGACGCGGAGCTCGTGGTGTTCTTGTTCCGGCCCGTCGACCGTGCGCTCGGTAGCATCCCGATCCTGGGGAACCTGCTGCTCGGGGGGGCGAACAACTTGGTGGCGGCCCATTTCAAACTCAGCGGTCCGTGGGACGCGCCGACCGCGCGGCCCCAACCGCTGCGCTCGCTCAACGCCGGACCGATTCGCATGGTGACCGGGCTTCCGTCGGTCGTGCGGCGCGGCATCGAGGAACTCGGGTTGGCGTCGCCGGGTGGCGAGTCCCCTCCGAAGGGCGCGGAGCCCGAACCCGAGCCGCCGGCGCCGGACCCCGAGGCGGCTCCCGCGGCGCCCGAGGTCACGCTGTGA
- a CDS encoding helix-turn-helix transcriptional regulator: MRELRENRLMTQAQLARKAKVALRTIHSVEKGMNCRMDTKRKILLALGLRFEDKDQVFPPAHVFADEPSSEPSTPQNTPSY, translated from the coding sequence GTGCGCGAGCTGCGAGAGAACCGCCTGATGACCCAGGCGCAGCTGGCTCGCAAGGCCAAGGTTGCTCTCCGTACGATTCATTCCGTCGAGAAGGGCATGAACTGTCGGATGGACACCAAGCGCAAGATCCTGCTCGCGCTCGGTCTCCGCTTCGAAGACAAGGACCAGGTGTTCCCGCCCGCTCACGTGTTCGCCGACGAGCCGTCGTCCGAACCGTCGACGCCGCAGAACACGCCGTCGTACTAG
- the ptsP gene encoding phosphoenolpyruvate--protein phosphotransferase, translated as MVARSHDLHETLGNVVDLVGKRLDADACSIYLVEADVTQLTLSATNGLHRESIGRVRLPVGQGLVGLAAAQRSPVVSDDAQTHPSYRYFPETGEERFTSLMAAPLLVKNVTVGVLVVQTIEQRRFEPFEVDVLQTCAQLISPVVMNARFLSLVDQSEEALERDSEELAAHGIPIVRSPAPRPDQNVEFKGLGTSRGIAIGRIYRMENPLDLAQLEYEPSASADAEERDLIQAISSVRRDLDDNREELGDRFGPEFSAVFHTHIQILEDKGFVSKLRDEVGRSANARVALQSVLGAYRKTFSRIEDAYFRERMSDIEDIGRRVMEQLLGDRAQRPRMEDGAIVFADNILPGHFARLDLERVGAIVSEHGGSTSHGAIFARTLEIPAVTGVSGLGENLRPGELAIVDGGEGTIFLSPDEHLITEYERARERFEIAAEHLDALREVPAETRDGRRIALTANCGLVSDLRLVEQHGAEGVGLFRTEMLAFAHRGFPEEEEQEQLYERVAGFLAPRPVTFRTLDLGGDKEVPNLALPYEENPQLGCRSIRLSFTHEESFRAQLRAILRASARGNVRLLLPMISSVGELRQAREIVNDVMDQMRAKGTAFDADIPVGVMIEVPSAALISESLARECDFFSVGTNDLTQYTLAVDRGNERIAHLFDPLHPAVISLVDHSVRAARKTGIPISICGEMASNPLAVPILVGQGIAELSGPPSAVPIVKEIVHALDQGEAEADARRARDASCASEVRAIGASRLREAGLLDHPDLGPWLRRQVETALR; from the coding sequence ATCGTCGCACGCTCGCACGATCTTCACGAGACGCTCGGCAATGTGGTCGATCTGGTCGGCAAGCGCCTCGATGCGGATGCCTGCTCGATCTATCTGGTCGAAGCCGACGTCACGCAGCTCACTCTCTCGGCGACCAATGGGCTGCACCGCGAGTCGATCGGCCGGGTCCGGCTGCCGGTCGGTCAGGGACTGGTAGGGCTCGCCGCGGCGCAACGCTCTCCGGTGGTGAGCGACGACGCGCAGACGCACCCGAGCTACCGCTACTTCCCCGAGACCGGTGAGGAGCGCTTCACGTCGCTGATGGCGGCTCCGCTGCTCGTCAAGAACGTCACCGTCGGCGTCCTCGTGGTGCAGACGATCGAGCAGCGGCGCTTCGAGCCCTTCGAAGTCGACGTGCTCCAGACCTGCGCGCAGCTGATCTCGCCGGTGGTCATGAACGCGCGCTTCCTTTCGCTGGTCGACCAGTCCGAGGAGGCCCTCGAGCGCGACTCGGAGGAGCTCGCGGCCCACGGGATTCCGATCGTGCGCAGCCCCGCCCCGCGCCCCGACCAGAACGTCGAGTTCAAGGGCCTCGGGACTTCGCGAGGCATCGCGATCGGGCGCATCTACCGGATGGAGAATCCGCTCGATCTGGCCCAGCTCGAGTACGAGCCGAGCGCATCCGCGGACGCCGAGGAGCGCGACCTGATCCAGGCGATCTCGAGCGTCCGCCGCGACCTCGACGACAACCGCGAAGAGCTCGGTGACCGCTTCGGCCCCGAGTTCTCCGCCGTCTTCCACACCCACATCCAGATCCTCGAGGACAAGGGCTTCGTCTCGAAGCTGCGCGACGAAGTCGGCCGCAGCGCCAACGCCCGCGTGGCCCTGCAGAGCGTGCTCGGGGCCTACCGGAAGACCTTCAGCCGCATCGAGGACGCCTACTTCCGCGAGCGGATGAGCGACATCGAGGACATCGGCCGGCGCGTGATGGAGCAGCTCCTGGGCGATCGCGCCCAGCGCCCGCGCATGGAAGACGGCGCCATCGTCTTCGCCGACAACATCCTGCCGGGTCACTTCGCGCGCCTCGACCTCGAACGGGTCGGCGCCATCGTGTCCGAGCACGGTGGCTCGACCTCCCACGGTGCGATCTTCGCCCGCACCCTGGAGATCCCCGCGGTGACGGGCGTCTCCGGCCTGGGGGAGAACCTGCGCCCGGGCGAGCTGGCGATCGTCGATGGTGGCGAGGGGACGATCTTCCTCTCCCCCGACGAGCACCTCATCACCGAGTACGAGCGTGCCCGCGAGCGCTTCGAGATCGCGGCAGAACACCTGGACGCGCTGCGCGAGGTTCCGGCCGAGACCCGCGACGGACGGCGCATCGCACTCACGGCGAACTGCGGGCTGGTCAGCGACCTGCGTCTGGTGGAGCAACACGGTGCCGAAGGGGTCGGGCTCTTCCGCACCGAGATGTTGGCATTCGCCCATCGAGGGTTCCCGGAAGAGGAAGAGCAGGAGCAGCTCTACGAACGGGTGGCCGGCTTCCTCGCGCCCCGCCCGGTCACGTTCCGAACCCTCGACCTCGGCGGCGACAAGGAGGTTCCCAACCTCGCCCTGCCCTACGAAGAGAACCCGCAGCTCGGTTGTCGCTCGATCCGCTTGAGCTTCACCCACGAGGAGTCCTTCCGCGCGCAGCTGCGGGCGATCCTCCGGGCGAGCGCGCGCGGCAACGTGCGCTTGCTGCTGCCGATGATCTCGTCGGTCGGGGAGCTGCGTCAGGCGCGCGAGATCGTGAACGACGTGATGGACCAGATGCGCGCCAAGGGCACCGCCTTCGACGCCGACATCCCGGTCGGCGTGATGATCGAAGTTCCCTCCGCCGCCCTGATCTCCGAGTCGCTGGCGCGCGAATGCGACTTCTTCAGCGTAGGGACGAACGACCTCACCCAATACACCCTCGCCGTCGACCGTGGCAACGAGCGCATCGCCCACCTGTTCGATCCGTTGCACCCGGCGGTCATCAGCCTGGTCGATCACAGCGTGCGCGCGGCGCGCAAGACGGGTATCCCGATCTCGATCTGCGGCGAGATGGCGAGCAACCCGCTCGCGGTCCCCATCCTGGTAGGACAGGGCATCGCCGAGCTGTCCGGACCACCGAGCGCCGTCCCGATCGTGAAGGAGATCGTGCACGCCCTGGACCAGGGCGAGGCCGAAGCCGATGCGCGCCGCGCACGCGATGCGAGCTGCGCCTCGGAAGTGCGCGCCATCGGCGCGAGCAGACTCCGAGAAGCCGGACTCCTCGACCATCCGGATCTCGGCCCGTGGCTGCGCCGCCAGGTCGAGACCGCCCTCCGCTGA
- a CDS encoding DMT family transporter, with product MSPLAFALVLASAALHAIWSATIKRSGHPLAFNWLQVVLGTTGLWLALPWIPWASVPTEVWVTMGATGVAHSAYMYWMARAYEGGDLSLVYPIARSTPAFLPFLAVPLLGEEIRLGGALGIAVVVLGIWCVHLGPETRGSALRSQAARFAYLTLGATVVYSLLDKHAMHTLGETENPGPLPWAIVYSLLYHAFDASFLTVLVVRRMGWSRLRAEIRPQLRTAAMAAAISFVGYALILWAYESALASYVVAVRQVSVLFAVGLGIVWLGERPGRARVWGAVLTVIGIALIARFG from the coding sequence TTGTCGCCCCTCGCTTTCGCTCTGGTCTTGGCGTCCGCGGCGCTTCACGCGATCTGGAGCGCGACCATCAAGCGCAGCGGCCACCCGCTGGCCTTCAACTGGCTCCAAGTCGTGCTCGGGACCACCGGCCTCTGGCTCGCGCTCCCCTGGATCCCCTGGGCCTCCGTCCCGACCGAGGTCTGGGTGACGATGGGCGCGACGGGAGTCGCCCATTCGGCGTACATGTATTGGATGGCGCGCGCGTACGAGGGCGGGGACCTCTCGCTCGTCTATCCGATCGCGCGCTCCACACCCGCCTTCTTGCCGTTCCTGGCGGTGCCGCTGCTCGGGGAGGAGATCCGTCTCGGTGGAGCTCTGGGCATCGCGGTCGTGGTGCTCGGCATCTGGTGCGTCCACCTGGGACCCGAGACCCGCGGCAGCGCGCTGCGCAGCCAGGCCGCGCGCTTCGCCTATCTGACCCTGGGTGCGACCGTCGTGTATTCGCTGCTCGACAAGCACGCGATGCACACGCTCGGGGAGACGGAGAACCCGGGGCCGCTCCCGTGGGCGATCGTGTACTCGCTGCTCTACCACGCCTTCGACGCGTCCTTCCTGACGGTGTTGGTGGTGAGACGAATGGGCTGGTCGAGGCTGCGCGCCGAGATCCGACCCCAACTGCGGACGGCCGCGATGGCCGCGGCGATCTCGTTCGTGGGGTACGCGCTGATCCTCTGGGCCTACGAGAGCGCGCTCGCCAGCTACGTCGTGGCCGTGCGCCAGGTGAGCGTGCTCTTCGCCGTCGGCCTCGGGATCGTCTGGCTCGGGGAACGACCGGGGCGAGCGCGCGTGTGGGGCGCCGTGCTGACCGTGATCGGCATCGCCCTGATCGCTCGCTTCGGCTGA
- a CDS encoding heme o synthase, with protein sequence MAEAALPSVSQRLRGYLELTKPRILVLVIFTGLPAMMMAAPGWPPAGFVVATLLGIALAAGAANTLNCYLERDRDALMERTRTRPLPSQDISPQSALAFGLALSAISTALLWTIAGPVAAGLGVASILFYVFVYTVWLKPRSSWNAVVGGAAGAAAPLIADAAVNGHVGAAGWLLFAIIFFWQPPHVWAIALFRKEDYARAGIPMLPNVIGDEPTRWRMLLYTIALVPFTLAPTALGLLGTPYLVCAVALDAWFLWHVVRVIRERNDEAARRAFHVSLGYLFALFLAMIVDRVIA encoded by the coding sequence ATGGCAGAAGCTGCCCTTCCGTCCGTCAGCCAGCGGCTGCGCGGCTACTTGGAATTGACCAAGCCGCGGATCCTGGTGCTCGTGATCTTCACGGGGCTGCCCGCGATGATGATGGCGGCACCGGGCTGGCCGCCGGCGGGGTTCGTCGTCGCGACGCTGCTCGGCATTGCCCTGGCGGCTGGCGCGGCCAACACGCTCAACTGCTACCTGGAGCGCGACCGGGACGCGCTGATGGAGCGCACCCGCACCCGTCCGCTGCCCTCCCAGGACATTTCGCCTCAGTCGGCCCTGGCCTTCGGGCTGGCGCTGTCGGCGATCTCGACCGCGCTGCTGTGGACCATCGCCGGGCCGGTCGCCGCCGGGCTCGGGGTCGCGAGCATCCTCTTCTACGTGTTCGTGTACACGGTCTGGCTGAAGCCGCGCTCCTCCTGGAACGCGGTCGTGGGCGGCGCCGCGGGCGCGGCTGCTCCCCTGATCGCGGACGCGGCCGTCAATGGCCACGTCGGAGCCGCCGGCTGGCTGCTCTTCGCGATCATCTTCTTCTGGCAGCCGCCCCACGTGTGGGCCATCGCGCTGTTCCGGAAAGAAGACTACGCCCGGGCGGGCATCCCGATGCTGCCGAACGTCATCGGCGACGAGCCGACGCGCTGGCGGATGCTGCTCTACACGATCGCTCTGGTGCCCTTCACGCTGGCCCCGACGGCGCTCGGGCTGCTGGGAACCCCGTACCTCGTATGCGCCGTGGCCCTGGACGCATGGTTCCTGTGGCACGTGGTGCGGGTCATTCGTGAGCGCAATGACGAGGCGGCGCGCCGCGCCTTCCACGTCTCGCTCGGTTACCTGTTCGCCCTGTTCCTGGCGATGATCGTCGATCGGGTGATCGCCTAG